Genomic segment of Kingella negevensis:
TTCATTTTCAGGCAGCCTGAAAAACGTATCTTTCAGGCTGCTTTTTATATTTATTAACGAGGCAAACCTATGTCAGCCCCATCAAATTGGACATCAAAAATCGGCTTTATTCTTTCCGCAGCAGGCTCTGCGATTGGTTTGGGCGCGATTTGGAAATTCCCCTACACCGCAGGCACAAACGGGGGCGCAGTTTTCTTTTTAATTTTCTTGCTGTTCACCGTTTTGGTGGGCTTGCCCGTGCTGCTGGCTGAATTTTTCATCGGTCGCAAAACAGGCAAAAACCCGATTAACGCGCTCAAAGAAATCGTGCAGCACCCTGCTTGGGCGTGGATTGGGCGCATGGGCATGGCGGCTTGTTTCGTGTTGCTGTCGTTTTACAGCGTGGTGGGCGGCTGGGTGTTTGCCTACGTTTGGCACGCGATTTCGGGCGCAATCACGCCAAGCATAGATTTTGGCGCATTATTCGGCAGCACAATTTCAAACCCCACTTTGGTACTGATTTTTCAGGCTGCATTTATGTTTGTCACCGTTTGGGTGGTGCAAAACGGCGTTTCTTCGGGCATCGAACGCGCGAATAAATACTTGATGCCATTGCTGTTTATTATGTTTTTGCTGTTGGCAGCGCGCTCGCTCACGTTACCCAACGCCATGGAAGGTGTGAAATTTTTGCTGAAACCTGATTTCAGCGCGGTAACGCCTGTCACTTGGCTCACCGCGTTGGGGCAAGCATTTTTTGCCTTGAGTTTGGGCGTGTCCACCATGATGACTTATGCGTCTTATTTGGATAACAAACAGGATTTGTTCCGCTCGGCAAACAGCATTATGTGGTTGAATATGTTGGTTTCTTTGCTAGCTGGCTTGGTGATTTTCCCTGCGGTGTTTGCGTTTGGGTTCAAGCCTGATTCTGGGCCTGGGTTGATTTTCATTGTGTTGCCTGCCGTGTTCCAAAAAATGCCGTTTGGTACGCTGCTGTTCGCTATCTTTATGATTTTGGTGGCGTTTGCCACTTTAACTTCGGCGTTTTCTATGCTGGAAACGGCGATTGCATATTTTGTGCAAAAACAACCGTCTAGCCGCCGCCGTATTTCTTGGGTGGCTGGCGTGGCGATTTTCATTGTTGGCATTCCGTCTGCGCTGTCGTTTGGCGTGTTGGGTGAGTTCAAAATCATCGGCAAAACGGTGTTTGATTTGTGGGATTATTTGATTACGTCTTGGATTATGCCGTTGAGTTCGCTGGCGGTTTGCGCGCTGGTGGCTTGGGTGTTGAAACGTGATGATGTGATTGCGCACATGCGAGAGGGCAGCGATTTGCCGCCTGTGGTGGCGGTGGTGTGGCGCAATATGTTGCGTTATATTGCGCCTGTGGCGATTTTGCTGGTGTTTGCGAATACTTTGGGTTGGATTTGAGTTTTTCAGGCAGCCTGAAAATGAAAAAGCACATTTTAATCAATGTGCTTTTTTTGTGAATATGCAGCCTGAAAGCTTAAACTGTGCAATACCCTGCTTCTTCAATCGCCTGAACCATGCTTGCTTGCAAACTAGCACGGTCTGCCGTATCCAAATTTTTAATCACGGTTAAACCTAAATCTACTACAACAGGCGTTCCTCCTTTTGCAGGCATAAACGCCGCTAAATACAGGTTTTGTTCATTATCGATTACCAAGAAGGAGAATTTATCTTTGCCAAAATTGGCAGGTAATGGAACTTCTTTGCCTTGAAATTTCACACGATATTCAAAAGTGCCATTTTTAAATTTAGATGGTTTTACTAAAACTAATCGCCATGGCTGCTAATTAGTACGATTTAATCATTCCAAAATTTGCTTATGGCGTGGCATCACAACAAAAGCGGTAAACAGCCCCAAACCTAGCATGCCTAATCCAATCCCTGCGATAAACATCACATAAAATCCACGAGCCATTATTTTATCGGCAGCTATATCAAGCGTTACTTGTTCAGTGCGGTCGCGATTGGCAATCGCTTGAACTTCAATATCCCCTGTCATACCTATGTAACTAAATTCTTTTTTGGTTACACCATTTTCATGCGTAATCACCACATCACAGGATACAAAAAACAATTTTCGTGCACGACATCGTCCATCAATTTGCGCGTCAATCACTTCACTATTTTGTCCAATTCGATAATCTTTTCGAATACCGCCAATTTCACTCAAGCCAAAATAAGCAACCAAAGCACCAAACAGCATAAAAAATTGCCAACCAAATCATTTTTCCGATAGAAAGTGAACCAATCGAAGCTATTTTCATCGTTTTATTGATAGGCGAAACAAAATTTAATTTAATCATTCAAAATCTCAAATCGGTTAAAAGAAGGCTTATCATGCCGTATTTCAGGCAGCCTGAAATAAATTTCTTGACTAAATTTAAAAAAAACTAACTGAATTATTTTCAGGCTGCGCCACCTTTTCACGTAGCCTGAAAAATTGTTATATTTGTCTTTTTTTAACGCTATTTCAAAGAGTAAAAATGAAAACAAAATTATCTGTATTACTTCTCACACTCAGCTTAACCGCTTGTAACATCATGGACAGCGCAACAATTAACAGCCAAGCGGCGCAAAGTTATCGCCAAACCGTTAGCCAAGCACAAGAGCATAGAATGATTGACACCACGTCTAACACGGCAAAACGTGTGCAACGCGTGTTTCAAAAATTAGTGCCGTATGCAACAGCGGCAAACACGACGGGGCAGCCGTTTCAGTGGGAAATGAACGTGATTCGTTCTGATGAATTGAACGCGTGGGCGATGCCTGGGGGCAAAATGGTGGTGTACACAGGGATTGTGGAAAAGCTGAATTTGAGCGATGCGGAATTGGCGGCAATTGTGGGGCATGAAATGACACATGCACTGCTAGAACACAGCAAAAAAGAGGCGAATCGCAGCATTGGTTTGAATTTGGGCGCACAAATCGGCGCGAATATTTTAACAGCGGCGACTGGAATTGACGGTAATTTGATTGGCACAGGCGTGGGCTTGGCTACAGATTTGGGGATTGCGAAACCGTTTAGCCGCAGCGCGGAACGTGAGGCGGATTTGGGCGGTTTGAAGCTGATGGCGCAAGCGGGCTACAATCCTGAAGCGGCGATTACGGTGTGGACGAAAATGAATCAGGAAAATGATAACAATAATGCGGCAAATGCGATTTTATCCACACACCCAACCAATAACGCGCGTATTGAGTTGATTCGTCAGGAATTGCCGAAAGTGATGCCGATTTATCAGCAGGCGATTGCGAAGAAATAAAAAGCAGTTTGAAAAGAAAAAGGTCAAACATTATCTGTTTGACCTTTTTTGTGGTTTATTTTATTTCAACCATTTTTCTTCAATTTTCGCCAAAGTGCCGTCTTCTTTGATTTTCGCTAAGGCTTTGTTGATGTCATCGCGCAATTGAACCTTGTCTTTGTTCACCAAGATAACCAAACGCGCAGATGGCTCTGATTCGTTTTCGTAATTCACGGAGAACGTTTTGTATTCTGTGTTGGTTTTGGCTAACTGGTTGAGTAATAAGCTATCCTGTGCAATCACGTCCACTTCTTTTTTCAACATACCTGTGAACAATAGATAAGTTGAGTTATAGCGCACGATGCTTTTGGCTTTGTTGGCTGCGGTGATTTGTGAATCCTGTTTGGATTCTCCCAACACGCCAACCGTTAAACCTTCTAAGCTGCTTAAGTCTTTCACTTTACCGTTTAAGTCTTCACGGATAAACATTAAGCTGCTTGGGTTGAAGGCGTAAGAATTTGAAATGGCGTATTTTTTTTCACGTTCATCGGTGTATGAGATGCCTGAAATGGCTAAATCAGATTCGCCTGTTTCAACAGAATCCAACATGTTTACCCAAGGTTTTTTATGGAATTGCACTTTAAAGCCTGCTTCTTCACCGATTTTACGAATCACATCAACATCCATGCCAATCAGCTGACCTGCGTTATCAGAGAAAGAAAATGGCAGAGTTTTACCCACTGTTGCTACATTCACTGTAGGAGCATTGGCTGGTAGTGGGCTAACATAGTTGTCTGCTGCAACGGGAACGTTATTGGCTGGTGCGCTGGCTTTTTGGGCTTCTGCTTGAGCAGGTTGTGCTGTGCTTGATGAAGAGGCTTGTTCTGAACCACCGCAAGCTGCTAATACGGTAGACATGGCGCTAACCAAAAGTAATTTTTTAAACGTTTTCATGATTTTATCCTTAATGGTATGTTGGTGTTTCATAGAGACAACATCTCTATGGGTTGAATTATACTCTTTAATTTACAAAAATTTAAAATTTTGGTTTTAATTTAACTATAAATAAAAAAGCAGGCTGAAACTTTATCTATTTCAGCCTGCTTTTTATCAAACAGATTAGTTAACCCATTTGCTTACGATTTTTTGATAAGTGCCGTTGGCTTTCAAATCGTCGATGCCTTTATCCAATTTTGCTTTTAATTCGTTGTTGCCTTTTTTCAATACCCAGCCCATTGTGATTTTACCTGCTTTAGGGTCTGGAATAGTGTAGTAGTTTGGTTGTGATTTGGTGTAAGTATTCAATACCACGTCCACATCATATACAGCGTCCACATCGCCACGAGCGATACCATTCAAACCTAAGTAAACGGTTTCGATTGGTACGATTTGGTCTGTGATGCCAGATTCTTTCAATTTGGTTTCAGACGAACTAGCTTTTTGTGCCGCAACTTTTTTGTCTTTCAAATCAGCTAAGCTATTGAATTGTTATTTGGTTTTTTCTGCTGTAACCACCCAGTTACCTTCCATGTAAGGTTTTGTGAAAGTGAATTGTTGTTCGCGTTCTGGGGTGATGTTGATACCAGATGCTACGATGTCCACATTGCTGGTATTTAATGCTTCAAATAAGCCTCCCATAGCGTATGGCACAAATTGCACGTTGAAGCCTTCTTTTTTCGCGATTTCTTGCAACAAATCCATGTCCAAGCCTTCTAATTGACCTTTTTGGTTGCGGTTCACGAAAGGAGGGTAGGCAGTTAAGCTGGCTACAGTGTAAGTTTTGCCATCATTGTTTTGTGGTGCTGCGGCTGCAGGTTTGCTTTCGCTTGAAGCAGGTTTTTCAGCTTCTGATGGTGCTGGAGAATTATTACATGCTGCCAATAAGAACATTGGCATCATCATGCCAGCTAGAGTTTTGATTTTCATGGTACACCCTTTATGAATTTAATTAATGTTGTGTAAAGATAGAATAAGAATGCGATAAATTCTATTCTATGGTATGCTATTGATATGATTTTAAATAAATAACAAATTATATTAATCATTCATTATATCCCAAATAGTGATTGGGTGAGTTAATAAGTGAAACTCATTTGATGTGTATCAGTAATTAAAAATCTCCTTTATGTGAATCAATTTCATGTTAAATCTGATGCCTTGTGCAAATTGACAATATAAAACCCTAAAATAATGATTTATTTTGGGGTTTTATGCCATTTTCAGGCTGCCTGAATTATTGTTTTGGATACCATTTATCTAAGATTTTTTGATAAGTGCCATCGGCTTTCAAGTCGTCGATGCCTTTATCCAATTTCTCTTTCAATTCGGTATTGCCTTTTTTCAATACCCAACCAAATGGAACTTTGCCTGATTTTTCATCTACCACTGAATAGTAAGGTGCGTCTGCTTTCAAATAAGTGTTCAATACTGCATCTACATCGTAAACAGCTTCATTTTCACCGCGTGCAATGCCATTCAAGCCCAAGTAAACCGTCTCCACAGAAACGATTTGGCTGGTGATGCCTGTTGATTTCAATTGTGTTTCAGATAAGCTGGCTTTTTGTGCAGCAATTTTTTTGTCTTTCAAATCAGCAAAACTAGCAAATTTGGTTTTGTTTTTATCGGCTACGACAATCCAGTTGGCTTCCAAATAAGGTTTGGAGAAGGTGTAGGTTTGTTCGCGCTCTGGCGTGATGTTTACGCCAGTTGCCACAATGTCCGCCGCGCCTGTGTTCACGGTTTCCAGCAAGCCTTCCATTGTGTGTGGCACGAATGTCAAATTGAAGCCTTCTTTTTTCGCGATTTCTTGTAGCAAGTCTATATCCAAGCCCACCAATTCGCCTTTTTCGTTGCGTGAAGCGAAAGGTGGGTAAGCTGGTTGGCTAACCACTACGTATGTTTTGCCGCCATTGCTGGCTTGTGGTGCTGATGCGTCTGCTTTTGCTTCAGAAGATTGTGCAGATTGTGCAGCATCTGTTTTGGCTGGCGCAGGTGCGTCGTTACAAGCAGCTAATAACATCATCGGTAACATTAATGTGGAAAGAGATTTAAGTTTCATAATTAATGACCCTTTTATAAGTGATATGTATGTACCCAAAAATTGTGTTTTCACAC
This window contains:
- a CDS encoding sodium-dependent transporter, which encodes MSAPSNWTSKIGFILSAAGSAIGLGAIWKFPYTAGTNGGAVFFLIFLLFTVLVGLPVLLAEFFIGRKTGKNPINALKEIVQHPAWAWIGRMGMAACFVLLSFYSVVGGWVFAYVWHAISGAITPSIDFGALFGSTISNPTLVLIFQAAFMFVTVWVVQNGVSSGIERANKYLMPLLFIMFLLLAARSLTLPNAMEGVKFLLKPDFSAVTPVTWLTALGQAFFALSLGVSTMMTYASYLDNKQDLFRSANSIMWLNMLVSLLAGLVIFPAVFAFGFKPDSGPGLIFIVLPAVFQKMPFGTLLFAIFMILVAFATLTSAFSMLETAIAYFVQKQPSSRRRISWVAGVAIFIVGIPSALSFGVLGEFKIIGKTVFDLWDYLITSWIMPLSSLAVCALVAWVLKRDDVIAHMREGSDLPPVVAVVWRNMLRYIAPVAILLVFANTLGWI
- a CDS encoding M48 family metallopeptidase; the encoded protein is MKTKLSVLLLTLSLTACNIMDSATINSQAAQSYRQTVSQAQEHRMIDTTSNTAKRVQRVFQKLVPYATAANTTGQPFQWEMNVIRSDELNAWAMPGGKMVVYTGIVEKLNLSDAELAAIVGHEMTHALLEHSKKEANRSIGLNLGAQIGANILTAATGIDGNLIGTGVGLATDLGIAKPFSRSAEREADLGGLKLMAQAGYNPEAAITVWTKMNQENDNNNAANAILSTHPTNNARIELIRQELPKVMPIYQQAIAKK
- a CDS encoding substrate-binding periplasmic protein is translated as MKTFKKLLLVSAMSTVLAACGGSEQASSSSTAQPAQAEAQKASAPANNVPVAADNYVSPLPANAPTVNVATVGKTLPFSFSDNAGQLIGMDVDVIRKIGEEAGFKVQFHKKPWVNMLDSVETGESDLAISGISYTDEREKKYAISNSYAFNPSSLMFIREDLNGKVKDLSSLEGLTVGVLGESKQDSQITAANKAKSIVRYNSTYLLFTGMLKKEVDVIAQDSLLLNQLAKTNTEYKTFSVNYENESEPSARLVILVNKDKVQLRDDINKALAKIKEDGTLAKIEEKWLK
- a CDS encoding substrate-binding periplasmic protein, which encodes MKLKSLSTLMLPMMLLAACNDAPAPAKTDAAQSAQSSEAKADASAPQASNGGKTYVVVSQPAYPPFASRNEKGELVGLDIDLLQEIAKKEGFNLTFVPHTMEGLLETVNTGAADIVATGVNITPEREQTYTFSKPYLEANWIVVADKNKTKFASFADLKDKKIAAQKASLSETQLKSTGITSQIVSVETVYLGLNGIARGENEAVYDVDAVLNTYLKADAPYYSVVDEKSGKVPFGWVLKKGNTELKEKLDKGIDDLKADGTYQKILDKWYPKQ